From one Luteolibacter sp. SL250 genomic stretch:
- a CDS encoding CapA family protein, producing MSPWTKHRRSSLPASLAALGVLCLPLARALPVFIADNHAETFGWITRTFDPDDAFTLVLIDAHSDASAAERSEEMREQLRRVPDLASRAGTVEKWRKEHRLQAFNWIEPLMPRPLDRVRWFFPTAAGDPQTLNSGAVASLDGRLEVEPRSSGSFAERWQTSVLGDFATWQPGPKPVILAIDLDTFAEMDAAEAEENFAGIWKHAMTLPDLRGVAFAISRPWLKDDGQASHLVRMALRAVRHTRGATLEWDASVDDRPDDSLNAAELRQDGRPVPRWDLGTAPAQITAELALMHPAARITDRKREWSGEDFPRPATIAPTAGEIDIDGVWRFPIGQEPILRLSPPGDATGRVRWQLLRPVSDAYDLLPQTGLGKGFSGNAARHIHEVSVSLDAAEDFLLDPASWRTATGGSFRITAEYETPSGWLPAGITTIRIRNREGFHGALSECLGMPYVFGIAGLAKDDLTGVETGWGSDCANLLIYAWRRNGVPLAWGDPGRLRRQLAVKVGKTVIEAQTAITPAEVRRGIAIDFGSHVAALWEDRPPAGQLDGSDLVMHHLGGKPEILPLGKLLSDRPQFSLLTPRNSYPLRVAFAGDVVLAGDDPVFHPDFGRRDFDLFFGNLEGIPSMLEPAAKPRYDFRFAPEKIALLKKHNFSAISLANNHALDAGLDGLLEGMRALRERRFPFVGAGADEREACMPRMIEPYGTKIALYGVSIVGDGAAGPDSPGIAMLPHHSRLLEESLRASRKAGARIIILLHGGDEYSTKVNDEQRRWARWLIARGAAVIAGSHPHVIQREEIHGGATVLHSLGNAVYPRDLKGADSGQIRVVPVAGEDF from the coding sequence ATGTCGCCCTGGACAAAGCACCGAAGATCCAGCCTGCCCGCTAGCCTGGCGGCACTGGGGGTCCTGTGTCTGCCGCTGGCCCGGGCTCTCCCGGTTTTCATCGCGGACAATCATGCGGAGACGTTCGGCTGGATCACCCGCACGTTCGATCCGGATGACGCGTTCACCCTGGTGCTGATCGACGCGCACTCAGATGCGTCCGCCGCGGAGCGATCGGAGGAAATGCGCGAGCAGCTCCGGAGGGTGCCGGATCTGGCGAGCCGTGCGGGGACGGTCGAGAAATGGCGAAAGGAACACCGCCTGCAGGCATTCAACTGGATCGAGCCGCTGATGCCGCGACCGCTCGACCGCGTCCGGTGGTTTTTCCCGACCGCCGCCGGTGATCCGCAAACGCTGAACAGCGGAGCGGTTGCCTCGCTCGATGGCAGGCTGGAGGTGGAACCGAGATCTTCCGGTTCTTTCGCGGAACGCTGGCAGACCTCCGTCCTCGGGGATTTCGCCACATGGCAGCCGGGACCGAAGCCGGTGATCCTGGCCATCGACCTCGACACCTTCGCGGAGATGGATGCAGCGGAGGCAGAGGAAAATTTCGCAGGGATTTGGAAACACGCAATGACCCTGCCGGATCTCCGCGGGGTCGCCTTCGCGATTTCCCGTCCGTGGCTGAAGGACGACGGGCAGGCCTCACACCTCGTCCGGATGGCGCTGCGGGCGGTTCGCCACACCCGTGGTGCCACCCTCGAGTGGGATGCCTCCGTGGATGACCGACCGGATGATTCCCTGAACGCGGCTGAACTCCGTCAGGATGGCAGGCCGGTTCCCCGCTGGGATCTCGGCACCGCCCCCGCGCAGATCACCGCGGAGCTGGCATTGATGCACCCCGCCGCACGCATCACGGACCGGAAGCGGGAATGGTCCGGGGAGGATTTCCCGCGTCCCGCAACCATCGCCCCCACCGCGGGCGAGATCGACATCGATGGCGTCTGGCGTTTTCCCATCGGCCAGGAACCGATCCTCCGGCTAAGCCCACCCGGAGACGCGACGGGCAGGGTCCGCTGGCAGTTGCTGCGCCCCGTATCCGACGCTTACGACCTGCTGCCACAAACCGGTCTCGGCAAGGGCTTCTCCGGAAACGCCGCCCGCCACATCCATGAGGTGAGCGTCAGCCTGGATGCCGCGGAAGATTTCCTGCTCGATCCCGCATCTTGGAGGACAGCGACCGGCGGTTCCTTCCGGATCACCGCGGAATATGAAACGCCGTCCGGTTGGCTCCCCGCCGGCATCACCACCATCCGCATCCGCAACAGGGAAGGCTTCCACGGTGCGCTTTCGGAATGCCTGGGGATGCCCTACGTTTTCGGCATCGCCGGATTGGCAAAGGACGACCTGACCGGTGTGGAAACCGGATGGGGCAGCGATTGCGCGAACCTGCTGATCTACGCGTGGCGGAGGAATGGCGTTCCCCTCGCGTGGGGGGATCCGGGCAGGCTCCGGCGGCAGTTGGCGGTAAAGGTTGGAAAAACCGTCATCGAAGCGCAGACCGCCATCACTCCGGCGGAAGTCCGTCGCGGCATCGCCATCGACTTCGGCTCCCACGTGGCCGCGCTGTGGGAGGATCGTCCGCCCGCGGGGCAGCTCGACGGGAGTGACCTGGTGATGCACCATCTGGGCGGCAAGCCGGAGATCCTTCCTCTGGGAAAGCTGTTGAGCGACCGCCCACAGTTCTCCCTGCTGACGCCACGCAACAGCTATCCTCTCCGGGTGGCGTTCGCGGGTGACGTCGTTCTCGCCGGTGACGATCCGGTGTTTCATCCGGATTTCGGACGGCGGGATTTCGATCTCTTCTTCGGCAATCTCGAGGGCATCCCGTCGATGCTCGAACCTGCGGCCAAGCCCCGCTACGACTTCCGCTTCGCCCCGGAGAAGATCGCCTTGCTCAAGAAGCACAATTTTTCCGCGATCTCCCTGGCGAACAACCACGCTCTGGATGCCGGACTGGATGGTCTGCTGGAGGGGATGCGAGCCCTCCGCGAGCGACGTTTTCCGTTCGTCGGTGCCGGAGCGGATGAGCGCGAGGCGTGCATGCCGCGGATGATCGAACCCTACGGCACCAAAATCGCGCTCTACGGGGTATCCATCGTCGGCGACGGTGCGGCGGGGCCGGATTCACCGGGCATCGCGATGCTCCCCCATCATTCGCGTCTGCTGGAGGAGTCCCTACGCGCCTCCAGAAAGGCGGGCGCGAGGATCATCATCCTGCTGCATGGAGGTGACGAATACTCCACAAAGGTGAATGACGAACAGCGGCGCTGGGCGCGGTGGCTCATCGCGCGGGGAGCCGCTGTCATCGCCGGTTCCCATCCCCATGTGATCCAGCGGGAGGAGATCCACGGCGGAGCGACCGTGCTCCATTCCCTGGGGAACGCGGTTTATCCCAGGGACTTGAAAGGTGCGGACTCCGGCCAGATCCGCGTTGTTCCGGTCGCTGGCGAAGACTTCTGA